A stretch of Alkalicella caledoniensis DNA encodes these proteins:
- a CDS encoding UDP-N-acetylmuramoyl-L-alanyl-D-glutamate--2,6-diaminopimelate ligase, giving the protein MLLSTLVAGLKGKLIGDNDTKDIYIENICYDSRKVLKDSLFVCIEGYHSDGHQFAMDAVNKGASALIVEKELDVPCVQIKADNSRAALAYVSSIFYNKPSDKLKMIGVTGTNGKTTITHMLKSIIDKKEATGLIGTVGIQIGDDDYLPVNNTSPESLEFQHTLDKMVKAGINTVVSEVSSHGLEEHRVDYCDFDVAVFANLSQDHLDFHKNMESYFNSKAKLFNKLKDKNSCSVINIDDQYGSRLVNIVTSNVITYALEDRTAHVVGAITERNKQGTQFTVSFQKQNIAINLPMTGDFNVSNALAACAVALSLGYDLHSIKRGLEDLKQIPGRLEKIDLGQKFSIYIDFAHTPDGLEKVLSNLSRIKENNLITVFGCPGNSDVEKRPIMAKIAQRYSDKVIVTMDNPKYEDPEEIVADIVKGFEKNIYETITDREKAIMFTLEKAKANDIVLLAGKGHENYQLIKGEKIPYSDKEVVYKFFAKGWKSEVASE; this is encoded by the coding sequence ATGTTGTTATCAACTTTAGTTGCAGGATTAAAAGGAAAGCTAATTGGAGACAATGATACTAAAGATATTTACATAGAAAATATTTGTTACGATTCTAGAAAAGTGTTAAAAGATAGCCTTTTTGTTTGCATTGAGGGTTACCATAGTGATGGACACCAGTTTGCAATGGATGCAGTAAATAAAGGGGCTTCAGCCTTGATAGTGGAAAAAGAACTTGATGTTCCTTGTGTTCAAATAAAAGCAGATAATTCTAGGGCTGCTTTAGCTTATGTTTCTTCTATTTTTTACAATAAGCCCAGTGATAAACTGAAAATGATTGGTGTAACAGGAACTAATGGTAAAACCACCATAACACATATGCTTAAAAGTATTATTGATAAAAAAGAAGCAACAGGCTTAATTGGCACAGTAGGTATACAAATAGGTGATGATGATTATTTGCCTGTAAATAATACTAGCCCTGAATCATTAGAATTTCAACACACCCTAGATAAAATGGTTAAGGCAGGAATTAATACTGTAGTTTCTGAAGTGTCTTCCCACGGCTTGGAAGAACATAGGGTTGATTATTGTGATTTTGATGTGGCCGTTTTTGCAAACCTTTCTCAGGATCATCTAGATTTTCATAAAAATATGGAAAGTTACTTTAACTCTAAGGCTAAATTATTCAATAAACTGAAAGACAAAAATTCTTGTTCAGTCATCAACATTGATGACCAGTACGGATCGAGATTAGTTAATATAGTCACTAGTAATGTGATTACATACGCACTGGAAGATCGAACAGCCCATGTGGTAGGTGCAATCACTGAAAGGAATAAGCAAGGGACACAGTTTACTGTATCATTTCAAAAACAAAATATAGCCATAAACCTACCCATGACAGGGGATTTCAATGTATCAAATGCTCTAGCTGCTTGTGCAGTTGCCCTAAGTTTGGGTTATGATTTACATAGTATTAAAAGGGGATTGGAAGATTTAAAACAAATACCCGGTAGGTTGGAAAAAATAGATTTAGGGCAGAAATTTAGTATATATATAGACTTTGCCCATACTCCAGATGGTTTAGAAAAAGTTCTCTCTAATCTTAGCAGAATCAAAGAGAACAATTTGATTACTGTTTTTGGCTGTCCTGGCAATAGTGATGTGGAAAAAAGACCTATCATGGCGAAGATAGCCCAGAGGTATTCAGATAAAGTAATTGTAACCATGGATAATCCTAAATACGAGGACCCCGAAGAAATAGTAGCTGATATTGTTAAGGGGTTTGAAAAAAATATATATGAGACCATAACAGACAGAGAAAAGGCTATAATGTTTACATTGGAAAAGGCTAAAGCAAATGACATAGTTTTATTAGCTGGGAAAGGTCATGAAAATTATCAACTTATAAAGGGTGAAAAAATACCATATAGCGATAAAGAAGTAGTCTATAAATTTTTCGCCAAAGGTTGGAAATCTGAGGTGGCATCAGAATAA
- a CDS encoding putative polysaccharide biosynthesis protein, which produces MKQTFLLMIASLLARFLGLIYQTLLSRTIGPQGLGLYQMTFTIYMAALTLASAGLSQSISKFTSEFLAKGDTKNARKKLNIALTLVLITSTTICIFIFLSAPKLAQYLYDDNRLILPFRLLIVAIMSVAISQVFQGYFQGQKNMLPTATSQILEQIIRILSIYIVVIPLLQKGVVAATSGAILGMGVAEFTGLVVLISFFILSKRKSRVHSSYTKTISSPMLLKSLLLIALPIGFGSLVSTVNYSLSTLIIPRAMMIAGFTKEFAVESLGYFSGMAMPLLFFPTVFTFPIALSLLPGVSEAMAVGNNALVKQRINLATKFTIVLGFYITLILKIYSDQLPFMIFGYKSAGYMVSVLAYSALFLYPQQIFTAILQGLGRPSLALRNLVIFTVANLVSLLILVSRFGIIGAAYTFIIVNILAFIIDLSTIRTIIHIKIDVVNWLIKPGIALLTAYKLATTFLNVYSFSVPTTIMNILLTSVFFILAILLSTTFSKSELSNTIKLIKK; this is translated from the coding sequence ATGAAACAAACATTTTTACTTATGATAGCTAGTCTTTTAGCTAGATTCTTAGGCCTTATTTACCAGACATTATTATCAAGAACAATAGGACCACAAGGATTAGGACTGTATCAAATGACCTTTACTATCTACATGGCAGCTCTAACTTTAGCTTCTGCAGGCTTATCACAAAGTATATCTAAATTTACATCTGAGTTTTTAGCAAAGGGTGATACAAAAAATGCCCGTAAAAAATTAAATATAGCCCTTACCCTAGTCCTTATAACTTCGACTACCATATGCATTTTTATCTTTTTAAGTGCACCAAAGCTAGCTCAGTATCTATATGACGATAACAGATTGATACTACCTTTTAGATTACTAATAGTAGCTATCATGTCCGTTGCCATATCACAAGTCTTCCAAGGGTACTTTCAAGGGCAAAAAAACATGTTACCCACTGCAACCTCACAAATACTTGAGCAAATTATCAGGATTCTATCAATATATATTGTTGTTATACCCCTTCTACAAAAGGGTGTTGTTGCGGCAACATCTGGGGCAATTTTAGGTATGGGAGTTGCAGAATTTACAGGATTAGTTGTACTAATATCATTTTTCATATTATCTAAAAGGAAATCAAGGGTTCATAGTAGTTACACAAAAACCATCAGTAGTCCTATGTTGTTGAAGTCGTTATTATTAATAGCCCTTCCCATTGGCTTTGGCAGTTTAGTCTCAACAGTTAACTATTCATTATCAACACTTATTATCCCAAGGGCTATGATGATTGCTGGTTTTACAAAGGAGTTTGCTGTTGAGTCTTTAGGTTATTTTTCTGGTATGGCTATGCCCCTTCTATTCTTCCCCACTGTCTTTACATTTCCAATTGCCTTGAGTCTTTTACCTGGTGTTTCGGAGGCCATGGCCGTGGGTAATAATGCTCTAGTAAAGCAAAGAATAAATCTGGCCACCAAGTTTACCATAGTACTAGGTTTTTACATAACTTTAATATTAAAAATTTACAGTGATCAACTACCTTTCATGATATTTGGTTACAAAAGTGCTGGATATATGGTTTCGGTCCTAGCTTATAGCGCTCTGTTTTTATACCCTCAACAGATTTTTACTGCTATCTTACAGGGGTTAGGTAGACCTTCCCTCGCTTTAAGGAATCTTGTGATTTTCACCGTGGCTAACTTAGTAAGTCTTTTGATTCTAGTGTCAAGGTTCGGAATTATTGGTGCAGCATACACTTTTATAATTGTAAACATACTTGCTTTCATCATAGATCTGTCCACAATACGTACGATAATACATATAAAAATTGATGTGGTAAACTGGCTTATTAAACCAGGCATCGCTCTGCTGACAGCCTACAAATTAGCTACAACTTTTTTAAATGTGTACAGTTTCAGTGTTCCGACAACAATTATGAATATTCTCCTAACCTCAGTATTCTTTATATTAGCCATATTATTATCCACAACATTTAGCAAAAGTGAATTGTCTAATACAATAAAATTAATTAAAAAATAG
- a CDS encoding RCKP-type rubredoxin-like domain-containing protein has translation MAVFKCTNCGFEKEGRCKPRKCPECEGQSTFEKKE, from the coding sequence ATGGCAGTATTTAAATGTACAAACTGTGGTTTTGAAAAAGAAGGTAGATGTAAACCTAGAAAATGTCCAGAGTGTGAAGGACAATCAACATTTGAGAAAAAAGAGTAA
- a CDS encoding NAD(P)/FAD-dependent oxidoreductase gives MYDIAIIGAGPAGLSAAINCKIRNKNVVIFGGAIESTDLLKASHMDNYLGFPDSTGIVLQEKFLQHVAKFSIEIKKEKILAIYDYGDQFQLTTKEGEYISRGLIIATGIPKTKTVEGERELLGKGVGYCATCDGPLYKGKIVAIVADTEEGEEECEFLSELCSKVYYIPKYKQEIEFKSDNIEILYEKVERVIGEKKVEALKLETRTLELDGVFFLKKNVPPSQLITDLRIENKFIGVDRNMATNIAGIFAAGDCTGKPFQVAKAVGEGTVAGLSCVSYIDKLKKSN, from the coding sequence ATGTATGACATAGCCATAATTGGAGCAGGTCCCGCAGGTTTATCAGCGGCAATAAATTGCAAAATTAGGAACAAGAATGTGGTTATTTTTGGTGGGGCCATAGAAAGTACTGATCTGCTTAAGGCATCACATATGGATAACTATTTAGGCTTCCCAGATAGTACAGGAATAGTTCTTCAGGAAAAGTTTTTACAACATGTTGCTAAATTCTCCATTGAGATAAAAAAAGAAAAAATCTTAGCTATTTATGACTATGGTGATCAGTTTCAGTTGACTACTAAGGAAGGTGAATACATTTCAAGGGGTTTGATAATTGCTACAGGTATACCAAAGACTAAGACAGTGGAAGGGGAAAGGGAATTACTAGGAAAAGGTGTAGGATATTGTGCCACATGCGATGGCCCACTTTATAAAGGGAAAATAGTGGCTATTGTAGCAGACACTGAGGAAGGGGAAGAGGAGTGTGAATTTCTATCAGAGCTATGTAGTAAAGTATATTACATACCAAAGTACAAACAAGAGATAGAATTCAAAAGTGATAACATAGAAATCCTTTATGAGAAAGTTGAAAGAGTAATAGGAGAAAAGAAGGTAGAAGCCCTTAAATTAGAAACAAGGACATTAGAACTAGATGGAGTCTTTTTCTTAAAGAAGAATGTTCCTCCTTCCCAGTTGATTACAGATCTTAGGATAGAAAACAAGTTTATTGGAGTCGATCGTAACATGGCAACAAATATAGCTGGTATATTTGCTGCAGGTGACTGTACAGGTAAGCCATTTCAGGTAGCTAAAGCTGTGGGAGAAGGAACAGTGGCAGGTTTAAGTTGTGTGAGTTATATCGATAAATTAAAGAAAAGTAATTAA
- a CDS encoding M42 family metallopeptidase, with amino-acid sequence MFNQREYLLSCLESLLKIPSVTGNTEQVIKFIEKEVAQSTGHSNLILNKNNKGGLIITLKGQTSENAITVSGHVDTLGAMVNSIKGNGRLEITQIGGYDWHSIEGENCIVHGEKDFTGTIVLNKTSVHVYGGESSKSPRDQNSIEVRIDENVSSKEDVQKLGISVGDFISFDPRVVFTDSGFIKSRHLDDKAGVAVMLSVLKDLLEKDILPKNPVHFLISNYEEVGHGSSFIPENTSEIIAVDMGVVGGNQQGTEFHVSICAKDSSGPYDLGIRKNLETICKNNSIPYKIDIFPYYGSDASAALRAGNNIRAGLIGPGVLDSHSYERTHIESLVATAQLLYNYLTKF; translated from the coding sequence ATGTTCAATCAAAGGGAGTATCTACTTAGTTGTTTGGAAAGTCTTTTAAAAATTCCTTCAGTAACAGGAAATACTGAACAGGTAATAAAATTTATCGAAAAGGAAGTAGCCCAAAGTACAGGTCACTCTAACCTAATTTTGAATAAAAACAATAAGGGTGGTTTAATAATAACCCTAAAAGGACAAACCAGTGAGAATGCTATAACGGTATCAGGACACGTTGATACACTTGGAGCAATGGTTAATTCCATTAAAGGAAATGGTCGCCTCGAAATCACTCAGATAGGTGGATATGACTGGCATAGCATAGAAGGAGAAAATTGCATAGTACATGGTGAAAAAGACTTTACAGGAACTATCGTTTTAAACAAAACTTCTGTACATGTCTATGGTGGTGAATCGTCCAAATCCCCACGAGATCAAAACTCCATTGAGGTTAGAATCGATGAAAATGTTTCCAGTAAAGAGGATGTACAGAAATTGGGAATATCTGTAGGTGATTTTATTTCCTTTGATCCTAGGGTGGTTTTTACTGATAGTGGTTTTATAAAAAGTAGACATCTTGATGACAAGGCTGGAGTAGCTGTCATGCTTTCAGTATTAAAAGACTTACTAGAGAAGGATATCCTACCTAAAAATCCAGTTCACTTTTTAATAAGTAACTATGAAGAGGTAGGCCATGGATCAAGTTTTATACCAGAAAATACATCGGAAATTATAGCAGTGGATATGGGCGTCGTGGGAGGTAACCAGCAGGGAACAGAGTTCCATGTTTCAATATGTGCAAAGGATTCCAGTGGACCTTACGATCTAGGCATCAGAAAAAACTTGGAAACTATTTGCAAAAATAATAGTATCCCTTATAAAATTGATATTTTCCCCTATTATGGATCAGACGCCAGTGCAGCCTTAAGGGCTGGAAATAACATAAGAGCTGGTTTAATAGGACCAGGAGTACTGGATTCCCATAGCTATGAAAGAACACACATTGAGTCCCTAGTAGCAACTGCACAGTTACTTTATAACTATTTAACTAAATTTTAG
- a CDS encoding DUF421 domain-containing protein, with protein MVMLETFLRTIFIYGAVLFMMRLMGKREIGQLSLFDLVVAIMIAELAAIPMDDLSVPLHIGLIPIATLVGAEILLSFIALKSQRARAIIEGTPSIVVENGKFLSDEMRRLRYSVTDFISQLREQGISNIEDVEYAILETNGKLSVILKSDRRPIMPNDLGIKPAYEGLPTPLILDGLVQHEGLSRIKKDEKWLEDVILKYGYHINEIIFAQQDSRGSIYVCPKHVKKK; from the coding sequence ATGGTTATGTTAGAGACTTTTTTAAGGACTATATTCATTTATGGCGCAGTATTATTTATGATGAGGTTGATGGGTAAAAGGGAGATAGGACAATTATCCTTGTTCGACTTGGTTGTAGCAATTATGATAGCTGAACTAGCAGCTATACCCATGGATGACCTCAGTGTGCCGCTGCATATTGGATTAATACCTATTGCAACACTAGTTGGAGCCGAAATATTGCTATCTTTTATTGCATTAAAAAGTCAACGGGCTCGGGCAATAATTGAGGGTACTCCTAGTATAGTTGTGGAAAATGGTAAATTTTTAAGTGATGAAATGCGAAGGTTAAGATATAGCGTTACAGACTTTATTTCTCAGTTAAGGGAGCAAGGAATTTCAAATATCGAAGACGTGGAGTACGCTATTTTAGAAACAAACGGTAAATTGAGCGTAATTTTGAAATCAGACCGTAGACCTATTATGCCAAACGACTTAGGTATAAAACCAGCATACGAAGGTCTCCCTACTCCATTAATACTAGATGGTCTAGTGCAGCATGAAGGATTAAGTAGAATTAAAAAGGATGAAAAATGGTTAGAGGACGTGATCTTAAAATATGGATATCATATAAACGAAATAATTTTTGCACAGCAAGATAGCAGAGGATCCATATATGTCTGCCCTAAACATGTGAAAAAAAAGTAA
- a CDS encoding DMT family transporter has product MNIIKNFLPIIMAALSGMAMTFQGTFNSALGKKIGVIETSVVVHVIGLAVSILCVFFWGTFPKISTLRDVPYYSLLGGILGVVIVAGVAYTISRTGAAFGISIILIAQLVSAVVLDHFGIFTLERIPVDTVRIVGTLLMVIGAKLLAR; this is encoded by the coding sequence TTGAATATCATTAAAAACTTTCTACCTATAATAATGGCTGCACTTAGTGGTATGGCTATGACATTCCAGGGAACTTTCAATTCAGCTCTTGGGAAAAAAATTGGTGTTATTGAAACTTCAGTGGTCGTTCATGTAATAGGTCTAGCTGTAAGTATACTCTGTGTATTTTTTTGGGGCACTTTTCCTAAGATTAGTACTTTAAGGGATGTTCCATACTATTCCTTACTTGGAGGTATATTAGGTGTTGTGATAGTTGCAGGGGTTGCTTATACTATTTCTAGAACAGGAGCAGCTTTTGGAATCTCTATTATTTTAATTGCGCAACTTGTTTCTGCGGTAGTTCTAGACCACTTCGGGATCTTTACCTTAGAACGTATCCCCGTTGATACAGTAAGGATCGTGGGAACATTGTTGATGGTAATAGGGGCAAAATTATTGGCTAGGTAA
- a CDS encoding OsmC family protein: MDKMKTTVKWKNGMKFVGVNEHNTEVLMDIDDITGVRPMQMALMSIGGCTAVDVISTLEKMRQNVEGMEIEIEGLRRDEHPRYFEEIVIVYKFKGDLDGDKVERAIKLSKDKYCSVSNMFEPKAKISFRFEINK, from the coding sequence ATGGATAAAATGAAAACAACTGTTAAATGGAAAAATGGAATGAAGTTTGTAGGAGTAAATGAACACAACACTGAAGTATTAATGGATATTGATGACATAACTGGAGTGAGACCTATGCAAATGGCACTTATGTCCATAGGTGGCTGCACTGCAGTGGATGTAATAAGTACCTTAGAGAAGATGAGACAAAATGTAGAGGGTATGGAAATTGAAATAGAGGGTTTAAGAAGAGACGAACATCCCCGTTATTTTGAAGAAATAGTGATTGTTTATAAATTTAAAGGGGACTTAGATGGAGATAAGGTTGAAAGAGCAATAAAACTATCAAAGGATAAATACTGTAGTGTATCAAATATGTTTGAACCAAAAGCTAAGATTAGTTTTAGGTTTGAGATTAATAAATAA
- a CDS encoding RrF2 family transcriptional regulator: MKISAKGDYACKAVLELAINHHEGKPIQIGEIAEKQNIPIKFLEQILILLKQGGITKSKRGAVGGYFLAKDPKDITVANIISLTDGPFVHAPCIPEKKECEKSDSCLFHPLWKEVEVSISNILGSVNFEELSEKARQTEQIMYYI; this comes from the coding sequence TTGAAAATATCTGCCAAAGGTGATTATGCATGCAAGGCAGTGTTGGAGTTAGCTATAAATCATCATGAGGGTAAGCCTATCCAAATTGGTGAAATCGCTGAAAAACAAAATATTCCCATTAAGTTTCTTGAGCAAATACTAATACTCCTTAAGCAAGGGGGTATCACAAAAAGTAAGAGAGGTGCAGTAGGGGGCTACTTTCTAGCAAAGGACCCAAAGGATATAACAGTGGCGAATATAATCTCCTTGACAGACGGCCCTTTTGTACATGCTCCATGTATACCTGAAAAAAAAGAATGTGAGAAATCTGATAGTTGTCTTTTTCATCCCCTTTGGAAAGAAGTTGAAGTTAGTATCTCAAACATACTGGGCAGTGTAAATTTTGAAGAGCTTAGTGAAAAAGCAAGACAAACAGAGCAAATAATGTACTACATATAA
- the cysK gene encoding cysteine synthase A: protein MIYENIAQLIGKTPLVRVSENNYLAEILVKLEYFNPGGSVKDRIAQNMVEFSEKEGLVNEGTTIIEPTSGNTGIGLALVCASKGYKLILTMPDTMSVERRKLLKAYGAELVLTPGAEGMKGAIAKASELNEQVDNSIVLQQFMNKANPDVHRKTTAEEILADTKGDIDIFVAGVGTGGTVTGVGEILKKHNSDIKIVAVEPEDSPVLSGGNPGPHKIQGIGAGFIPEILNKEIVDEIAKVRNEEAFVASRKLAKEHGILVGISSGAAFVAAEKLAVLPENKGKRIVVMLPDNGERYLSTPLYEEV, encoded by the coding sequence ATGATATATGAAAACATTGCACAATTAATTGGCAAGACACCACTAGTTAGGGTAAGTGAAAATAACTACTTAGCTGAGATTTTAGTTAAATTAGAGTACTTTAATCCAGGGGGAAGTGTTAAAGATCGAATAGCCCAGAATATGGTAGAGTTTTCTGAAAAGGAAGGCCTAGTAAATGAAGGTACTACTATAATCGAGCCAACCAGTGGGAATACAGGAATAGGGCTAGCCCTAGTTTGTGCTTCTAAAGGCTATAAGCTTATCCTTACCATGCCTGATACAATGAGTGTAGAAAGAAGGAAACTTTTAAAGGCTTACGGTGCTGAGCTTGTACTTACCCCTGGAGCAGAAGGTATGAAAGGGGCCATTGCAAAGGCTAGTGAATTAAATGAGCAGGTAGACAACTCAATTGTTTTGCAACAGTTTATGAATAAAGCAAACCCTGATGTACACAGGAAAACTACAGCTGAAGAAATTTTAGCTGATACTAAAGGTGACATTGATATTTTTGTTGCAGGAGTTGGTACTGGCGGTACTGTAACAGGAGTAGGGGAAATCTTAAAAAAACATAACTCAGATATAAAAATTGTTGCTGTGGAGCCTGAAGATTCTCCTGTTTTATCTGGAGGAAACCCTGGACCTCACAAGATTCAAGGGATAGGTGCGGGATTCATTCCAGAAATACTAAATAAAGAGATAGTAGATGAGATTGCTAAGGTACGCAATGAAGAAGCATTTGTGGCCAGTAGAAAACTTGCCAAAGAACACGGAATTTTAGTTGGGATTTCATCTGGTGCTGCTTTCGTTGCTGCAGAAAAATTAGCGGTACTGCCAGAAAATAAGGGGAAAAGAATAGTTGTTATGTTACCTGACAATGGAGAGAGATACCTTTCTACCCCCCTGTATGAAGAGGTTTAG
- the lgt gene encoding prolipoprotein diacylglyceryl transferase, producing the protein MNPVAFNVGPIPIYWYGIIIASGILLGMFFAKKHAKLKGINPEFIDEFVIVVIPLAILGARLYYVIFELDKYMGDPRKIFAIWEGGLAIHGGVLAGIIVAYIFSKVKKISFFEFTDIVAPSLILGQAIGRWGNYVNQEAYGRETDLPWAILVDGKYVHPTFFYESVWNLIVFGALVYLLRRAKLKDGSIMALYLIGYSFGRVFIEGLRTDSLMLGPFRVAQLISGVFILAGGFLLYYLNRKKLQE; encoded by the coding sequence ATGAACCCAGTAGCTTTTAACGTAGGTCCCATTCCAATTTATTGGTATGGGATTATTATTGCAAGTGGTATTCTTTTAGGCATGTTTTTTGCAAAGAAGCATGCAAAACTTAAGGGCATTAACCCAGAGTTCATCGATGAATTTGTAATAGTTGTCATACCCTTAGCAATTCTAGGAGCTAGGTTATATTATGTAATTTTTGAGTTAGATAAGTATATGGGTGACCCCAGAAAAATATTTGCAATTTGGGAGGGAGGCCTTGCCATCCATGGAGGAGTCCTCGCAGGTATCATAGTTGCATATATATTTAGTAAGGTTAAAAAGATTAGCTTCTTTGAGTTTACAGACATAGTGGCACCCAGTTTGATACTTGGTCAGGCCATAGGGCGTTGGGGAAACTATGTGAATCAGGAGGCATATGGTAGGGAAACAGACCTGCCTTGGGCGATACTTGTAGACGGAAAATATGTTCATCCAACTTTTTTTTACGAATCAGTTTGGAACCTGATAGTGTTTGGTGCATTAGTATACTTGCTACGTAGAGCAAAATTAAAAGATGGGTCAATTATGGCTTTGTACCTTATAGGATATTCCTTTGGTAGAGTTTTCATTGAAGGATTGAGAACAGATAGCCTAATGCTAGGACCTTTCAGAGTAGCTCAATTAATTAGTGGTGTATTTATTTTAGCTGGAGGATTTTTGCTGTATTATCTAAACAGAAAAAAATTGCAAGAATAA
- a CDS encoding metal-sensitive transcriptional regulator, with the protein MKMGCNHDVQSRLKKIEGQVRGIQKMVEDERYCVDILTQLAAVRAAVNKVGIMVLEGHTKGCMSEALSSDNKEEKVEELMGVLSKFLK; encoded by the coding sequence ATGAAAATGGGTTGTAACCACGATGTACAAAGTAGATTAAAAAAAATAGAAGGACAGGTTCGTGGCATTCAAAAGATGGTTGAAGATGAGCGATACTGTGTGGACATTTTGACCCAATTAGCGGCAGTACGTGCAGCTGTCAATAAAGTTGGTATCATGGTTTTAGAAGGTCATACAAAGGGCTGTATGTCAGAAGCTCTTTCAAGTGATAATAAAGAAGAAAAAGTAGAAGAACTAATGGGTGTTTTATCTAAATTCTTAAAATAA
- a CDS encoding heavy-metal-associated domain-containing protein has translation MVVMELNVSGMSCGHCKASVEKALKELGVNDVSVELATGVVKVSYEDSHITREMIINTIDDAGYTVL, from the coding sequence ATGGTTGTAATGGAACTAAATGTATCTGGGATGTCATGTGGGCATTGTAAAGCTTCAGTGGAGAAAGCGCTAAAGGAATTGGGAGTAAATGATGTTTCAGTGGAATTAGCAACAGGTGTTGTTAAAGTGTCTTATGAAGACTCCCATATTACTCGTGAAATGATTATAAATACCATAGATGACGCTGGCTACACAGTGCTTTAG
- a CDS encoding cytochrome c biogenesis CcdA family protein: MEINFYIAFGAGVVSILSPCIFPLLPSLFAQMVAFNPRGKKLILFFNTVSFILGFSIIFILLGGSASILGRVIYNTLGVLRRIGGMFIVLMGLNMVGIINLNLFPVRSRVIKKHNSYGGSFLLGVVLAGGWLPCVGPVLASILVLGSNSATVYEGMFLLSFYCLGFSLPIFVSMMFFGSILNISKLNKYLPLIQRISGIILIVVGILVFFDYLSIISIWLGGIW, encoded by the coding sequence ATGGAAATCAACTTTTATATAGCCTTTGGTGCTGGTGTAGTGTCAATCTTATCCCCTTGCATTTTTCCCCTACTACCTAGCCTTTTTGCTCAGATGGTGGCATTTAATCCAAGGGGAAAGAAACTGATTCTTTTTTTCAACACGGTAAGTTTTATTTTGGGTTTTTCCATAATATTCATACTCCTGGGAGGTAGTGCTTCCATACTAGGAAGGGTAATATATAATACATTAGGGGTTCTTAGAAGAATAGGTGGTATGTTTATAGTTTTAATGGGCCTGAATATGGTGGGAATAATAAACCTAAATTTGTTTCCTGTACGGTCAAGAGTTATAAAGAAGCATAATAGCTATGGAGGATCCTTTCTTTTAGGTGTTGTTCTAGCAGGAGGGTGGTTGCCCTGCGTAGGGCCTGTTTTAGCATCGATTTTGGTACTTGGATCCAATAGTGCCACGGTTTATGAGGGAATGTTTTTATTAAGTTTTTACTGCCTGGGATTTTCTCTGCCAATATTTGTATCTATGATGTTCTTTGGTAGCATACTAAATATATCTAAATTAAACAAATACCTTCCTCTAATTCAAAGGATAAGTGGAATTATTCTTATAGTAGTTGGAATTTTAGTTTTTTTTGATTACCTGTCAATAATATCAATATGGTTAGGAGGTATATGGTAG